DNA sequence from the Coregonus clupeaformis isolate EN_2021a chromosome 30, ASM2061545v1, whole genome shotgun sequence genome:
ggacgcctgtatctttgtagtgactggtgtATTGATGCACCGTCCAAAGTGTaactaataacttcaccatgctcaaagggatattcagtatCTGCTTTTtatattgttacccatctaccaataggtgcccttctttgcgaggcattggaaaacctcccaggtctttgtggttgaatctgtgtttaaaattcagtgctcgactgagggaccttacagataactgtatgtgtgtatagtcCTAGACTTATGTTGTTGTATAAGTGGAGTTATGGACCAATTTGCATATATTCCTCTAAGTACACATGTGGAACTGCATAAAAATcttttttattttggtttcaaaccattttgaaaatgttatcccaatgtcacacatttgccctattatttatagaaagacctGTGTGCCATTTGTCTTTTTTCATATACTTTGTATGTCCATTGAGTTTTTATGCTATTGCTGCAAAATGAATTTCCTCATTGAGGACATAAACATTTTAATCTTATATACTGTAGGTCCCCCCCATCGAGGAGCTGAAGGTGCTGCCTGCCTGGATAAAGAACGGCCTCTACTTCCACAACAACCCTCTGATCTGTGACTGTAGTCTTTATAGTCTCCTGGCCCATTGGCACATCCGCCGACTAAACTCAGCCCTGGACTTTAAAGACGAGTACACCTGCTATCTCCCCGGGCCCCAGAAAGGCAGGGTGGGCGTCTTCGACCTGAACAGAGACCATATGAACTGTAGTACGTTCCACGAGGCGGACGAGGAGGCTTGGCTGGAACAGACGCTGATCCTGCGCTGTGATACTAAACACAGGGACCTGTCTAAGACCTGGGTGACGCCTGGTAATGTGGTGGTGACAGAGGGGGCGAATCAGACAGCCAAGGTGCTTCCTGACGGCAGTCTCCAGATCAGCCCGGTGAAGCTGGAGGATTCTGGGACGTATACGTGCTACGCTGTGAGCGAAGCCCTCAACGAGACGCTCTACGTACTGGTGAAGGTATGTGGATACTGTTTCAtaatgtatacagttgaagtcggaagtttacatacacctttagccaaatacatttaaactcggttaatcctagtaaaaattccctgtcttaggtcagttaggatcaccactttattttaagaatgtgaaaatgtcagaataatagtagagagaattatttatttcagcttttatttctttcatcacattcccagtgggtcagaagtttacatacactcaattagtatttggtagcattgcctttaaattgtttaacttgggtgaaacgtttcgggtagccttccacaagcttcccacaataggttgggtgaattttggcccatacctcctgacagagctggtgtaacagagtcaggtttgtaggcctccttgctcgcacacgctttttcagttctgcccacaaatgttctatagggttgaggtcagggctttgtgatggccactccaataccttgactttgttgtccttaagccattttgccacaactttggaagtatgctttgggtcattttctatttggaagaccccatttgcgaccaagatttaacttcctgactgatgtcttgagatgttgcttcaatatatctacataattttccttcctcatgatgtcatctattttgtgaagtgcaccagtccctcctgcagcaaagcacccccacagcatgatgctgccaccccgtgcttcacggttgggatggtgttcttcggcttgcaagcgttctccttttttctccaaacataacgatggtcattatggccaaacagttctatttttgtttcatcagaccagaggacatttttccaaaaagtacgatctttgtccccatgtgcagttgcaaaccgtagtctggcttttttatggtggttttggagcagtggcatcttccttgctgagcagcctttcaggttatgtcgatataggactcgttttactgtggatatagatacttctgtacctttttcctccagcatcttcacaaggtcctttgctgttgttctgggattgatttgcacttttcgcaccaaagtatgtgcatctataggagacagaacgcgtctccttcctgagcgggatgacggctgtgtggtcccatggtgtttatacttgcttactattgtttgtacagattaacgtggtaccttcaggcgtttggaaattgctcccaaggatgaaccagacttgtggaggtctaccatttttttctgaggtcttggctgatttcttttgattttcccatgatatcaagcaaagacgcacatagtttgaaggtaggcattgaaatacatccacaggtacacctccaattgactcaaatgatgtcaattagcctatcagaagcttctaaagccatgacatcattttctggaattttccaagctgtttaaaggcacagtcaacttagtgtatataaacttctgacccactggaattatgatacagtgaattataagtgaaataatctatctgtgaacaagtgttggaaaaattacttgtgtcatgcacaaagtagatgtcctaaccgacttgccaaaactgtagtttgttaacaagaaatttgtggagtggttaaaaaacaacttttaatgactccaacctaagtgcatgtaaatttccgacttcaactgtacatgttgtGTGTTGTAATGGTGTATGTCCAATGATCCTGTGACATCTTCACTTCCCCTTGGGGATCAATAAAtgtcaattcaattaaattcagcTCAAACCAATTCAATTCGCTCTGGATTagtgcaaaatgactaaaattttaatgacaattcaattcaaataaacTCCATTCCTATCAATTCCCAAAGGTGCATAACTTCACGGAGAACGGAAACGGCGAAGCCCTGAACACGGCCTACACCACGCTGGTGGGCTGTCTAACCAGCGTGGTCCTAGTGCTCATCTACCTGTACCTGACCCCCTGCCGATGCTTCTGCTGCCCCAAGAACAACCACCAGGACTCCATCCACTCCTCCATGCTCAGCGCCGCGCCCAGCCATGAGGACCTGGCCAACAACACTGACCCAAGGCACGTGGCCTTCATCGACCCCAAGGAGCTGGGACAGGGGCTGAACGGGAAGGTGAACCCCAGCGATGGAGACGGGGACcagggagagatggatgaggagggagggttactgaggaagggaaggaggaagAAGTCTATTAGTTCGGTCTTCTCTGACACCCCCATAGTGGTCTGAGATGGTACGGACCGGCGATATGTACGCTGTGACATGATTGGATGGATCAGGGATGTACGTGGTGTGATTGGATGAAACTGTGACTACTTCCTTGGACAGAAAGCCAATCATAGTTCACTAAACTGACCAATCAGAAGCTTCAGGGGAGTATTAACACATTACCTTGGTATTAACAAGGACAACTGATAATAAACAGGACCTTTCCAGCATTTGATCTGTAGCACTTAAATATACATACTGTGAAAGCCTGACAGAGgagtcccactgggcacacactggttgaatcaacgttgtttacacgtcatttcaatgaaattacattgaaccaacgtggataGATGTTGagttgacgtctgtgcccagtggggtgtaAGAGGACACTATTCCTTCCTGTGATTCAGTAACTGTGTAAGAGGATATCATGTTGGACGGTATCAGTACTCAGGAAGACATTGATTGGCGGAGGACAGAAAATATGAGATTGTGCGCCATTttaaacattaaaaaaaataataagttAATACATATATAATCAAGTCATGAGCATGAGCCTTGTAGACTGAATCATATTTATATTTACTAATAGGAGTAGACTAGCGTGAGTCTTCTATAGACGTTAGCACATACAGAACTTAGCACATACAGAACGTACATACGGTAGCTatacccatagaaatagaattacttTATATTACTTCCTTGCATGGGTACATTCAATATGGACACCGGTCCACCCATCACAGAACATTGACTTGGATGGGAATGTCCGTTctaataattatatttctatgcatatacccctccacccccacagagagacagacagacagaccaccaGAGCCATACATAGAAGCAACAACATGGCCACCAGCTCCAGAGTTGGCAAAACACAACAACATGTCGACCAGCTCGAGTTGGCCAAATACAACATGTCGACCAGCTCCAGAGATGGccaaacacaacaacatgtcGACCAGCTCCAGAGATGGCCAAATACAACAACATGTCGACCAGCTCCAGAGATGGCCAAATACAACATGTCGACCAGCTCCAGAGATGGCCAAATACAACAACATGTCGACCAGCTCGAGTTGGCCAAACACAACAACATGGCTACCAGATCCAGAGTTGGccaaacacaacaacatgtcGACCAGATCCAGAGTTGGCCAAACACAACAACATGGCCACCAGCTCGAGTTGGccaaacacaacaacatgtcGACCAGATCCAGAGTTGGCCAAACACAACAACATGGCCACCAGCTCGAGTTGGccaaacacaacaacatgtcGACCAGATCCAGAGTTGGCCAAACACAACAACATGGCTACCAGATCCAGAGTTGGccaaacacaacaacatgtcGACCAGCTCCAGAGTTGGCCAAACACAACAACATGGCCACCAGATCCAGAGTTGGCCAAACACAACAACAAATGTAAATTGCACTACATCGGATTGAATCGAGCCTTAGGTACCTCTCTGGTCATGAATAGTCAGAACCAGTGGGTCATACTGAAGAGGAACAGCATGTTATAAACAAACATCACACTACAGCCCAGAGACCAGACAGAGTGGGAACCAGGAAATGTAGCTTATATCAGAGTGTGACTTATTTTACACCCTTAAGTAGGCAGACTGCTAGGTCAGATAATATATTTAGTCATAATGAGATAGCAATAGAGCTGTAATGGTAATGTTCCCTGTCACAGTGAATGGAATGTATAGTAGGTGAACACAGCCAGTCATTAGGACAGCTCATTACAGAACCACCTGTCTCCACCTGCTAGCCCAGGGTCATTAATATACATAATCATGCTGTAGCTAGAATGCTATATCCCATTAATATACATCATCATGCTGTAGCTAGCATGCTATGTCCCATTAATATACATCATCATGCtgtagctagcatgccatgtCCCATTAATATACATCATCATGCTGTAGCTAGCATGCTATGCCCCATTAATATACATCATCATGCTGTAGCTAGCATGCTATGTCCCATTAATATACATCATCATGCTGTAGCTAGAATGCTATATCCCATTAATATACATCATCATGCTGTAGCTAGCATGCTATGTCCCATTAATATACATCATCATGCTGTAGCTAGCATGCTATGTCCCATTAATATACATCATCATGCTGTAGCTAGCATGCTATGTCCCAGACTGACAGGAAAGAGCTGGGTCATGATCAATAGGAATACACTTTTTTTGAAACAGAGTGAAACGGGGAGGTACTACCTGAATATGTCCAGATTTTTAATTCCCTGTTGCAGAAGATTTGACTTCAGTGTGCCCCACTGAACACAGCCCTGTGCTCTGTAATGCTGGGGAAACAGAGAAGTTGTTCATTACTGTTGTGCTGAGCTGATCCAGGTGACACATCTCTTCCTCAGTACGTTAATGGCTCTGCCTTCAAATTCAATTCATTAATGCAAATTGTATGCAAATTGTATGTAAATTGTATGCAGGGGCCTTTCTAGAGCGGCTGGCTGTTGAGCCCAAATTAACCAGGTTTTCAAGCAGACGAGACGTCCACCACCGTCCGTGTCTTGGCGAAAACATAATGGTGTGATTACATTATCGTGAGCGTCTTTGTCATGACAATGACAGGGCTACTGATGTCTGAATGTTAATTACATCGTTTGATAAGGCTTCCCtctgcctcactgtgtgtgtgtgtgtgtctccctgtgtgtgtgtgtgtctccctgtgtgtgtgtgtgtctccctgtgtgtgtgtgtgtgtgtgtctccctgtgtgtgtgtgtgtgtctccctgtgtgtgtgtgtctccctgtgtgtgtgtgtgtgtgtctccctgtgtgtgtgtgtgtgtctccctgtgtgtgtgtgtgtgtgtctccctgtgtgtgtgtgtgtgtgtgtgtgtctccctgtgtgtgtgtgtgtctccctgtgtgtgtgtgtgtgtgtgtgtgtgtgtctccctgtgtgtgtgtgtgtgtgtgtgtgtgtgtccctgtgtgtgtgtgtgtgtgtgtctccctgtgtgtgtgtgtgtgtgtgtgtctccctgtgtgtgtgtgtgtgtgtgtatccctgtgtgtgtgtgtgtgtctccctgtgtgtgtgtgtctccctgtgtgtgtgtgtgtgtgtgtgtgtgtctccctgtgtgtgtgtgtgtgtccctgtgtgtgtgtgtgtgtgtgtctccctgtgtgtgtgtgtgtgtctccctgtgtgtgtgtgtgtctccctgtgtgtgtgtgtgtctccctgtgtgtgtgtgtgtgtgtgtctccctgtgtgtgtgtgtgtctccctgtgtgtgtgtgtgtctccctgtgtgtgtgtgtgtctccctgtgtgtgtgtgtgtgtctccctgtgtgtgtgtgtgtgtgtctccctgtgtgtgtgtgtgtctccctgtgtgtgtgtgtgtgtctccctgtgtgtgtgtgtgtctccctgtgtgtgtgtgtgtgtgtgtctccctgtgtgtgtgtgtgtgtgtgtctccctgtgtgtgtgtgtgtctccctgtgtgtgtgtgtgtgtgtctccctgtgtgtgtgtgtctccctgtgtgtgtgtgtgtctccctgtgtgtgtgtgtgtctccctgtgtgtgtgtgtgtgtgtgtctccctgtgtgtgtgtgtgtctccctgtgtgtgtgtgtgtctccctgtgtgtgtgtgtgtgtgtgtctccctgtgtgtgtgtgtctccctgtgtgtgtgtgtgtctccctgtgaGTGTGCAGCCACATTGTTTCCAGTGTGTTCTTTCTCCTATGCCACCACACCAACACAAGTCCATTATTTTGGCCCATCACAGTGACAGCTTTGATTCTGTCTGGATTGGTTTGGATATTATTGcgtattttgtcattatggggttgtcCTTTAATTAGATTTGAAAGCAATCACTGCCACTCAGGCAAACAGGTATTGTGATGCCCTTTAAGTGCTGTGtaatcattattttattttttaatcagtggtggaaaaagtacccaattgtcatacttgagtaaaagtatagaaaccttaatagaaaatgactcaagtaaaagtgaaagtcacctagtaaaataatacttgagtaaaagtctaaaagtatttggttttaaatatacttaagtatcagaagtaaaagtaaaagtataaataaattaaaattccttatattaagcaaaccagacggcaccattttcttgattttttaatTAACGGATAGCCAGACACTCAggcatcatttacaaacgaagcgtttgtgtttagtgagtctgccatatcagaggcagtagagatgaccagggatgttctcttgataagtgagtgaattagtgcattttcctgtcctgctaagcattcaaaatttaacaagtacttttgggtgtcagggaaaatatatattttctttaggaatgtaaatataaatataaatagtaaagtaaagtacagatacccccaaaaaactacttaagtagtactttatagtatttttacttaagtaattAGCATGCTCTGAAGGAAATGCCCTGAGCGCTCAAGTCAAGCTACATTTCTTTTCATACT
Encoded proteins:
- the LOC121546141 gene encoding amphoterin-induced protein 1, whose protein sequence is MLPPHRAGALPEPSPSPRRIQVQWALYLSLSLALLWFPSGTVASSLNCHKTCICASNIVSCSKMNLTTVPTGLPPYTAVLDLSHNHIARLRAEWTTVKLTKLRNLLLSHNGLQFLSSEAFLYVKHLRYLDLSSNDMRQLDEFIFEPLGQLEVLLLYNNRISQIDLSAFQGLHRLQKLYLSQNMISRFPLELIKEKTRLEKLSLVDLSSNRIKVPPIEELKVLPAWIKNGLYFHNNPLICDCSLYSLLAHWHIRRLNSALDFKDEYTCYLPGPQKGRVGVFDLNRDHMNCSTFHEADEEAWLEQTLILRCDTKHRDLSKTWVTPGNVVVTEGANQTAKVLPDGSLQISPVKLEDSGTYTCYAVSEALNETLYVLVKVHNFTENGNGEALNTAYTTLVGCLTSVVLVLIYLYLTPCRCFCCPKNNHQDSIHSSMLSAAPSHEDLANNTDPRHVAFIDPKELGQGLNGKVNPSDGDGDQGEMDEEGGLLRKGRRKKSISSVFSDTPIVV